ACTATCTCGAAATGGGAAAAATGCTTCGCTCGCCATCGCGCAACCGGTGACATCTAGGCCTAAATCTTTGGCTTTTAACAGTGCACATTTAGCCGCATCCACACGACTAGTCATCCCCATACCGATGCCAACCATCGCAGCATCTTTGACATAAACGACACAATTTGATTTTGTCAAAGAAGCAACTTTGTAAGCAATCTCAAGATCATGCATCTCATGAGCACTCGCAGTACGTTCGCTCACGCATTTTGATTTTTCAACCTCATCGTTTGCAACGCGATCGCTATTTTGATACACAAATCCGCCATCAACATGCTTGAAATCATACGCATCTTCATTTTGGACAAGATATTTACTCTCTTGTGTGAAGATTTTGATACGTTTTTTAGAAGCAAATACTTCCAGTGCATCCGCATCAACATTGGCCGCGATAATCACCTCGACAAAAATCTCATTGATTTTATTGGCCAATGCGACATCCAAAGTACCATTGATAGCAACCACACCACCATAAGCAGAAATCGGGTCACATTGTAATGCTTTCGTATAAGAATCCAACACATTTGCTCCAATTGCAAAACCACAAGGATTGGCATGTTTGATGATAGAAACTGCCGGTGCTTCCCCAAAAGAGGCTGCGATTTTAAGCGCCCCATTGATATCGGTTAAGTTATTAAAACTTGCCTCGCCTTTGAGGGTTTTAAAATTATTACTAAAGAAGTAATCAAACTCATACAAAGCGCCTTTTTGATGTGGATTTTCGCCATATCTTGTATCAAATGCTTTTGAGCCCACGATAAATTGCTGTGCCCCAAAACCATCATGAAATTTTTTGTTCATGTAGTTGGCAATCATACTATCATATGCTGCGGTATGTTCAAACGCTTTGATCATAAAATCACGTCTGAAATCGACATCATTTTTGCCCTCTTTTATCGCTTCAATCACACGATCATAATCATTGACATCAGTCACAATCAAGACATCATTGAAGTTTTTAGCAGCACTTCGTACCATCGCTGGACCGCCAATATCGATATTTTCAATAATCTCATCAAAATCATCGGTTTTTGTTATCGTCTCTTTAAAAGGATAAAGATTGACACACACCAAATCAATCCCTTTGATATCATGTTCTTGTGCCATTTGGACATGAGATTCAAGATCTCTACGATGCAAAATTCCTCCGTGAATGTAAGGGTTTAGAGTTTTTACCCTACCATCAAACATCTCAGGAAATTTTGTCACTTCGCTGATTTCAATCGCTTGAATTCCTGCCTCTTTTAAAAGTCTAAAAGTCCCACCTGTTGACACGATTTCGTAACCTAAAGATTCTAACTCTTTAGCAAACGAAGCGATGCCCTCTTTGTCGCTGACGCTAATCAATGCTCTCATTGTAATCCTTATTTTATATTAAAGCGTTTATTATATAATAACGCAGTTTTAATAAGGATAAAAAAATGACCGGCTTTGACCAACAAATCAATAGAATAGATACTAATTGCGAAAAATGGAATAAATATAAAGACCAAGATATCATCCCAGCTTGGGTTGCTGATATGGATTTTCAATCCCCTCCTTCACTTATCCAAGCACTCACAGAAAGAGTCGAACATGGAATATTTGGTTATACAGGCATGGACGATGCTACGATTGAAGCGACGATTGCTTTTGTAAAAAGACAACACAATTGGGACATTAAAAAAGAGTGGATTGTGTGGACTCATGGTGTGGTTGTGAGCATGAACCTCGTATGTCGTATGCTCGCAGCAGATGAAGAGGTCATCACCACAACACCTATCTATCCACACTTTGTCAAAGCACCTCATAATGCGAAGAAAACACTCACACAAGTACCCTTGAAAAATATCGATAACCGATGGACCATCGATTTTGATACCTTTGAATCATCGATTACGCCCTCATGCAAACTCATGTTACTGTGCAACCCTTATAATCCAGGGGGTACGGTCTTTACACGAGAGGAATTAGAGCGTTTGAGTGCGATATGTATTGCTCATGATCTCATAATTTGCTCTGATGAAATTCACGCAGACCTCGTCATCAATCCTGCGGCAAAACATATTCCGATTGCGTCACTAAACTCAGATATCCAAAAGAGAAGTATCACGCTCATGGCACCTAGTAAGACTTTTAATATCGCAGGACTTCAAAGTTCTTTTGTTATTATCCCAGACAAAGAACTCAGAGTGCGTTTTCAAAAAGAACTCAGAGGACTTGGCGGAGATATCAATGTGCTAGCCATCACTGCTACCCGTGTGGCTTATCAAGATGGCGATACGTGGTTGGCAGATTTAAAATCTTATCTTTTAGAAAACTTCAAAATGATTCAAGCATTTGTCGAACACAATAAAAATCTAAAAATGCTCCATCATGATGCCACATTTTTAGCATGGATTGATTGCTCACAACTCAATACGCCCCATCCTTATGAACTCTTTTTGAAATACGGTGTAGGGCTTAGTGATGGCTCGGGATTTGGAGACAAAAATTTTGTCAGACTGAATTTTGGAACGGATAAAAAAACATTAACACAAATCTTATCGCGAATGCAACACGCTCTAAATTCCCTAAAATAGAATTCTAATGTGCCGCTTCGCTTCTCACATAAAAGAATAAAATATCCATTTCTTGTTGGGTCAAGAAATAGGTTGGCATGACTTTATGTGTGCTGCGAAGTGCCTCAAAAAATACCTCTTTTTTCAAATCATTGATCGGAGGTGCCTTCAAGACGCGCGGTTTGCCTTTGACTTTATAATGAGCGATAATCTTACCCTCGCCTTTTTTACCGTGACATTCATCGCATCCGATGCCTCTTGGGTTCACATAAAGCATCTTGGCATACTCCATTTTTGTGATAAAATCTTCGCCAAAAACAGACACACACAATAAAAAAACCAGAAAAAATATTCTCATAACACTCACTTTATCAACTATTTAATACTAATTTGTTATGATACTGAATATTTATTAAAAGAGAGTAAAAAGTCCATGAAGATTTTAGATGGTAAAGCATTATCTAGTAAAATACGAGCCCAAATCAAAGATGAAATCGATGATTTGAAAAAGAGCAATATCACTCCCGGTCTTGCTGTTATTTTGGTAGGAGACAATCCTGCGAGTAAGACGTATGTTGGCATGAAAGAAAAAGCCTGTGAAGAGACAGGAGTCTATTCTATCGTTCATAAAATGCCCAATTCTATCTCCCAAGAAAAGATTCTTGAAACCATTAAGATGATCAATGAAAATGACAATATTGATGGGGTATTAGTCCAATTGCCACTCCCAAAACAGATTGATACAGAGAAGATTTTGGAATCTCTCAATCCTGATAAAGATGTTGATGGGTTTCATCCTTTTAATGTCGGTAGATTGGTGGCTGGACTTGATAGTTTCGTGCCATGTACACCACTGGGGGTCATGCGACTTTTGGAAGAGTATCACATCAATGTCCAAGGCTTAGATGTCTGTATTGTCGGGGCGAGTAATATCGTCGGCAAACCGATGATGAATCTGATGCTCAACGCCGGTGCGACGGTCGATATCTGCCATATTTTTACAAAAAACCTCAAAGACCATACAAGCAAAGCTGATATCGTGGTTGTGGGCGTCGGCAAAGCCGGACTCATTACAGAAGATATGGTAAAAGAAGGGGCGATTGTGATTGATATTGGTATTAACCGACTTGAAAATGGTAAATTAGTCGGTGATGTTGATTATGATGCTACCGCACCAAAATGCTCTTATATTACACCCGTACCTGGTGGCGTGGGTCCGATGACCATTGCGATGCTACTACGCAATACCCTCAAAGCTGCGAAAAAAAGAAAAGGATCATCTATTGAATCATGAGATACAACATAAGACAACAGCTTCTGTGAATATACGTCAAAGCAGAGGAATCACACAATGAGCAAATTAAAAAAACTTTATAAATTTTCAAACAGTTGGACGGGTACGGTTATTATCGTATTACTTGTCATATTTTTTGTAGCACAAGCTTTTGTAATCCCAAGTGGTAGTATGAAAAACACCCTCCTCATAGGGGATCATCTTTTTGTCAAAAAATTCTCTTATGGTGTGCCGGTGCCACATATTCCTTGGATTGAGGTTCCCGTATTGCCAGATTTTAGAGGCAATGGTCACTTAATCGATGCAGAGGGTCCACGACGTGGTGATATTGTCGTCTTTAGATATCCTAAAAATGTCAAAGTACATTATGTCAAACGTTGTGTTGCCTTAGGTGGCGATGAGATACTCTATGCCAATAAAACGCTCTATCTCAGATTTCATGAAGGCGATGCATACATGCAAAAAAACTACCCGAATCAAATCGTATCCTTAGGCGGAAAAATCTGGGTAAAAAACCCCTATCTCAAGAAATATCCGGGTATTCATTATGACCCTACGGTCAATATCTTTCAACAAATGGGTCTCTATATGGGCGTGAATCAACTGGCCATGCAGCCAGCTCTCATCCCTGAGCTTCCTAAAAAAGATGGACTTCTTTATAATGCCTTTTACAAAAAAGTACCCAAAAATGAATACTTCATGATGGGTGATAATCGTGACCATTCAAATGATAGTAGATTTTGGGGTAGTGTCCCTTATTCTCTTGTGGTAGGAAAACCTTGGTTTATCTACTTTTCTTGGGACAAAGATTATAAAATACGTTGGAATCGCATTGGTAGATTTATCAATAGTATGCAACTTGATAAGAGTTTTTTAAATGACAAATGAAGAATATATCAATATTATCACTAAAATATTAGCCCTCATGATCGCCATCATCGGTCATGAGATTATGCATGGATATGTGGCGTATCGCTATGGGGATAATACCGCCAAAAATGCGGGACGTCTGAGTATCAATCCCATCAAGCATGTCGATTTAGTCGGTACCATCATCTTACCAGCACTGCTGTTTGTCTCCCATGCACCCTTTTTATTTGGTTGGGCCAAACCGGTTCCTATCAATATGCGAGAGGTCATGAATAATGGCGGTTACAAAGCGGCGATTTTCGTCTCATTGGCGGGTATTGCTTATAACTTTACATTGGCAATTGCGGCAACGGTGATTTTGAGTCAATTGAGCACACCAGAAACTATATTTGGTATCTTTTTCGCGTATTTGATGATTCAAACGATGATTTATAATGTGGTGTTAGGAGTCTTTAATCTCTACCCGATTCCACCTCTTGATGGCTCACATGCGCTCGCATATTTGGCGGCATCAAAAGGGTGGTATGGTATTATGAGATTTTTTGATTCGATTCAACGATATGGCATCATTATCTTGCTTCTATTTATCGCCACACCGCTTTCAAATTACTTTTTTGCCCCGATTGGGTATATTATCAATTATCTTATGAAGCTAGTGTAATCTCTTACACTAGCGCTTCAAACATATCTTTGGTCACAAGATGCAACTCTTGCGCGCCATCAATCGGAGCAAAGATTCCTAAATCTTTATAAAAATCAATCAACGGTGCAGTTTGCGCATGATAGGCTTCGAGTCTATTTTTGACCGTATCAACATTGTCATCTTTTCTAATAATCAAAGCATCCCCACAATAATCACAAACATCTTCCTTCTTTGGCGGATTGAATTGAACGTGAAAAGAAGCACCACATTTTGGACACACTCTTCTGCCTGCGATTCGCTCGATAATTTGACTATCAGGAACATCAAAAGAGAGTACTTTATCTAATTTTTTGCCACTGTCATCTAATAATTTTTGCAAGGCTTGTGCTTGCTTTAAAGTTCGTGGAAAACCATCAAGTACAAAACCGTTGGCACAATCATCTTGTGCTAATCGATCTTGGATGATTCCTATTATTGTCGAGTCTGGGACTAATTTACCTGCGTCCATATACTTTTTTGCTTCCATACCCATGGCGGTTTCATCTGCGATGGCCGCTCGTAATATGTCTCCGGTTGAGATTTGTGGAATATTGTATCGCTCGGTTAAAAATTTAGCTTGCGTTCCTTTTCCGGCTCCGGGTGCACCAAATACCATAAGATTCATATAATCTTCTCCTCTAAATTGTTTCACATATGATATAGTATTTTATTTTAATAAAACCTTTTTATAATAATCCTTATGGTATAATCTCTAAAATTAATTTAGAAGAGAGAAAACGTGAAATTTTTTATAGCAACAGATCATGCGGGTGTTGCAATCAAACCCGACATTATCAAAATATTACAAAATATGGGGCATGACGTCATCGATTTAGGCCCTATGGATGACAGTCGGGTAGATTATCCCGATTATGCTCATAAACTGTGTTTGGAAGTCTTAGCGGACACCCAAGGGGCACACGGTATCTTGATTTGTGGTACGGGTATTGGTATGAGTTTGAGTGCCAATAAGCATGTAGGAATCCGAGCAGCATTGTGTCATGATGCCTATACCGCATCCATGTCACGCGCTCATAATGATGCCAATGTGTTGTGCTTTGGCCAACGCGTTGTCGGACTTGGTGTTGCAGAATCTATACTTCAAGCCTGGTGTGAAACACCGTTTGAAGGTGGACGACATGCCACGAGAGTTGAAAAGATAGAGCTTTAAGCATGACAACTTGGCTTATAACAACCATCCTCTCATCCCTATGTATCTATTTGCTTATTATGGTTTTTTATTACAAAACCTTGCTCAAAAAAGAGAAGCAAGGTAGTGTGTTTATCAAAGAAACTTTAGGGGATGCAGAAGTTGTTATCAGAAAGTACCAAGTTCAACTTCAACGATCATTAGGAAATATGGATATCTTAAGTGATGAACTGAGCAAAGTCAAAAATGATTTAAAATCACTAAGAGCCAGAAATTCACAATATCGGATGGAGAGCGATAAACTAAGAGATAAGATAAAAGAGCTTGAAAGTAAAATCGAGGCACTCCTCTAATGTCCACCCTTATCGCCTACTCTTCCGTATTATTCATCACCGCGATATTTTTATATATCAAAGTAAAACTTTTTAAATAAAGGTTAGAATATGAAAAAACTCAGCCAAAAAGAAAAAGATTTTTTATTGCATTCAATTCGCACAGTAGAAAATTTTCCAAAACCCGGTATCAGCTTTAAAGACATCAGCACCCTTTTGGGGAATGAGAAAGCATTTGGCTTTTTGATGGACCATCTTGTTGATCGATATGAGAGTATGGACATCGACTATATTGCGGGTATTGAGAGTCGGGGCTTTATCTTTGGCGCAGCCCTTGCAGCGAGACTTCATAGCAAATTTGTACCCATAAGAAAACCAGGAAAACTTCCCTATACTACCATCAGTGAAAAATACTCTTTGGAATATGGAGTTGACGAAGTACAGATTCATATCGATGCATTTGAGTGTGACAAAACCAAACCCAATGTCTTGTTGATTGATGATTTGATTGCCACAGGTGGCACAGCCAACGCTTCGGTCAATCTTATCAATAAAGCGGGTGCTACTTGTATTGAGAGTTGTTTTATCATCAATCTTAAATCACTTTGTGGTGATGCTGAGATTAGAAAAACTACGCCGGTCTATTCGGTATTGGAGATTGATTAATGTACATACCAAAAGCGTCAAAATATGACCCAGATAGCGATGGGCATTTCGGAAACTTCGAAAACGATGGATTTTCCTATGGTGGTAGATACGTCCCTGAAACGCTGATGCCTGCCTTGCTTGAATTAGATGCTGCTTACAAAGAAGTGCGATTTGATCAAGATTTTTGGAAAGAAGTGAATTATTATCTGAGTGAATATGTAGGCAGACCCTCGCCACTTTTTTATGCGGAAAATCTCTCCAAAGAATTAAACGCAACCATCTACCTCAAACGAGAAGATCTCAATCATACGGGCGCTCACAAAGTCAACAATACCATCGCGCAAGGCTTACTGGCAAAACGACTTGGCAAAAAGCGCGTCATCGCAGAAACAGGAGCAGGACAGCATGGTGTTGCCACAGCTACCGTTGCGGCACTTTTAGGTTTGGAATGTGATGTCTTTATGGGTGAACTTGATGTGCAAAGACAAGAATTGAATGTCTTTAGGATGAAACTCTTAGGCGCGCGTGTCCACTCCGTCAAAAGCGGGAGTCGTACACTAAAAGATGCCATGAATGAAGCCATCAGATATTGGGTCACCAATGCACGTGATACCTTCTATATCATCGGCACTGTTGCCGGCCCGCATCCTTATCCTATGATGGTGCGAGATTTTCAATCAATCATTGGATATGAAGCCAAAGCGCAAATTCTCAAAAAAGAGGGAAAACTTCCTGATTTTGTCATCGCTTGTATTGGCGGAGGAAGCAATGCTATTGGTATTTTTAACCACTTTTTAGAGGATGCCTCTGTCACATGCATAGGCATAGAAGCGGGTGGTATGGGAATAGACACCCAAGAACACGGATGCAGTTTAGCCAAAGGAAAACCAGGCGTGCTTCATGGACAGATGAGTTATTTACTACAAGATGAAGATGGACAAGTACAAGAAGCTTACTCCATCTCAGCCGGACTTGATTATCCCGGCATTGGACCAGAACATGCGTATTTGAAAGATATCAAAAAAGCGCGATATGAAAATATTACCGACCAAGAAGCACTGGATGCTTTTGTATGGCTCAGCCAAAAAGAGGGAATTATTCCTGCATTTGAGAGTGCTCATGCTATCGCGTATCTTAAAAAAATGAAACAAGAAGAGTTAGACAACAAACTTATCATCATAAATCTATCCGGCAGAGGCGATAAAGATATGATACAAGCCAAATCCATACTCAAATTTTAACAGGAAAAAAACTTGGAAGCCTATTTAATCGAACTGCTACAACACTATGGCTATATCATACTCTATTTTTGGAGTATTTTAGAAGGTGAGATGGGACTCATCATGGCAGGAATCATGTCACATACAGGACATATGAACCTAGCCATTGCTATATTTGTCGCAGGTCTGGGAGGATTTACGGGAGATCAAATCTACTTTTTTATCGGTAGACACAATAAAAAATATGTCTACAAAAAGTTCAAAGGACAAAGAAGAAAATTTGCTTTAGCACATATTTTGTTAAAGAAAAACGGATGGCCCATCATCTTTTCACAACGCTATATGTATGGTATGAGAACTATTATCCCTATTTCCATAGGATTGACCAGGTATAGTGCGAAAAAATTCGCATTTATCAATCTACTGAGCGCATGGTGCTGGGCAACCGTCACCATAACACCCGCGTGGTTTTTTGGAGAAGAGATACTAGTGGTCATCCATTGGGCCAAAGCACATTGGTACTTAGCACTGCCACTTGCGGCGATTTTAGCCGGTGGTATCTATTACTATTTTCACAAAGCAACTGAGAAAAAAATCAAACAAGAGGTAAAAATATGAATTTTAAATTAATCGAAGATCAACTTAAAAACATCAAAGCAGATTGCGAAATTATCTTGGTACTCAATCAAGATATGACGCACAAATGGGTTCAAGATAGCGTTTTATTAGAACAAACTGATTTTCACGCTAAAAGTGACGAAGTTGTCTATTTAGCTTCACTTCAACGTGTATATGCCACACTAGAATCATTAGATCATGATGCCATCAGATTGGCTGTTGCCAATGCATATAAATGTATCAAAAACAACAAATTTGAAACATTAAAACTTGGCATCTATGGTGATACACAAAGTGTGAGTGCTTTGGTTGAAGGTTTTGTTTTAGGTGATTATGCTTTTGACAAATATAAAACTCAAAAAGCCACACACAACATCCATACAGTATTGATTGCCAGTGAGACTTATGACAACCAAAAGATTGACATCCAAGAGGCCAATACCGCCATCGCACGTGCTCAAATCATTGCTAATGCGACCAATGAAGCCAAAGAGATTGTCAATACGGCACCTTATGAAATGACTCCCGTCAAACTGGCTGAGTATGCAAAAAATCTTGCCGATTCCACTGAGGGGATTGAGTGTTTTATCGGGGATGAAACCTTTTTGGAAAAAGAGCAAATGGGAGCATTTCTAGCAGTAGCGAGAGCCAGCAGTGAAAAACCAAGACTCATTCATCTCAGCTATAAGCCTGCCAATGCAAAAAAACGATTTGTTTTTATTGGCAAAGGATTGACATATGATAGTGGTGGACTCAGTCTCAAACCAAGCGAGCATATGGTCAGCATGAAATCAGATAAAAGTGGTGCTTCAGCGGCACTTCATATCATCAAAGCAGCAGCACTTTTGAAACTTCCTTTTGAAGTTCATGCTGTCATTGGCGCGGCTGAGAATATGATTGGGGGAAATGCTTATAAACCTGATGATGTTTTAATCGCACGAAATGGCAAGAGTATTGAAGTGAGAAACACCGATGCAGAGGGAAGATTGGTTTTGGCAGATTGTTTGGATTATGCACAAGATCTCAATCCTGATGCGATGTTTGATCTCGCAACCTTGACCGGTGCGTGTGTTGTTGCACTGGGTGAATACACCAGTGTCGTCATGGGACACAGCAAAGATTTAAAAGAGAGTTTTTTATGCGCCGCGGAGCAAAGTGGTGAACTGGCTGCAACGCTTCCTTTTAACAACTATCTCAAAAAACTTTTAAAAAGTAATGTCGCCGATCTCTCCAATATCTCCAGTTCACGTTACGGTGGTGCCATCACGGCTGGATTATTTTTAGATCACTTCATCAAAGATGAATTTAAAGACAAATGGCTTCATCTTGACATTGCAGGACCGGCTTACATCGAAAAAGATTGGGGTTATAACCAATGTGGTGCCAGTGGTGCAGGTGTGAGAATGTGTACATATTGGATGATTAAAGCAGCAAAGGAAGATGCATAATGGGTTTAGGTGTCGGAATTGTAGGACTTCCAAATATCGGTAAATCAACAACGTTTAATGCCCTCACAAAGGCACAAAATGCTCAAAGCGAAAATTACCCTTTTTGTACTATTGAGCCCAATAAAGCAGTGGTACCTGTACCTGATCCTAGACTCTCTGAACTTGCGAAAATCGTCAATCCCGAAAGATTGCAATATTCTACGGTAGATTTTGTTGATATTGCAGGACTTGTCAAGGGGGCGAGCAAGGGAGAAGGATTAGGAAATAAATTTCTCTCCAACATCAGAGAAGTCGAAGTGATTCTTCATATGGTCCGCTGTTTTGTTGATGAAAATGTCGTCCACGTAGAGGGAGATGTCAATCCACTGCGAGATATTGAAATTATAGAAACCGAACTGATTTTGGCAGATGTGGAACAACTTGACAAAAAGATTGATAAACTCAATCGTCAAGCCAAATTTGACAAAGCAGCCAAAGCGACACTTGAAATTGCCCTAGAACTCAAAGCACATTTAGATGAACTACAACCGGTTAGTAATTTTGCAAAAAAAGAAGATGACCTGTTTATAGAATTAAACAAAGAGCTTAGATTCTTATCGGGCAAAGCCATCATTTATGGTGCTAATGTTGATGAAGATTCGCTCCTTGAAGACAATGAATTAGTAAAAATTGTAAAACAACATGCCCAAGAAGTTGGTGCTGAAGTCATCACACTCTGTGCCAAAATCGAAGAAGAATTAGTCACGCTTGAAGAAGAGGAAGCAGCAGAGTTCCTAGCAGATCTTGGCGTCGAAGAATCGGGACTCAATAAAATTATCCATACTGCTTTTGCAAAGCTGAATTTGATTAGCTATTTTACAGCCGGTGTCAAAGAAGTCCGAGCATGGACCATCAACAAAGGATGGAAAGCGCCAAAGGCCGCATCAGTCATTCACAATGATTTCGAAAAAGGCTTTATTCGTGCTGAAGTTATCAGCTATGAAGATTTTATCGCCTGTCATGGTGAAAATGGTGCGAAAGAAGCTGGAAAGATGCGATTAGAAGGTAAAGACTACGTCGTACAAGACGGTGATGTCATGCATTTTAGATTTAATGTATAGTATTTATCAAATATTTATCTTCTCACTATATGATATGAAAAAAATTAAAGGATAAAGATGAAAAAATTGTTAATCATTGTGATGATTATGTGTTTGGGTATCAGTTTACAAGCTGAAGATATTATCAAGACGTATAATATCAAAGATGCAAAAGGAAATATGGTTTCATTAGAGACAAAAGGGAGTGGTGTCAATTTTCCAGAATTTAAAGGCAAAGTTGTCTTGCTTGCGTTCTTTGGTAGATATTGTCCTCCTTGTATCGCAGAGATTCCTGAGTTGGTCAAACTCCAAAAAGAGTACGGCAAAAATTTTCAAATCGTCGCCATGCACGTCCAACAAAAGATGTCAGATACAGAGTTGCAAGATTTTGTAAGCTCACATAAAATAAACTATACCGTACTTCCTGCCACCGATCAAGTATTTGATTTTGCAAATTTCATATCACAAAGAACCGGATGGAAGGGTCAAATCCCCTACTCTATTCTTTTTGATAAAAATGGAAATGCCATCAAAACATATCTAGGAATGCAAAAAGAAGAGACGCTGACTAAAGACATCACTGATCTTTTTTAATAAAGGAAAAAAATGCAATATACCATCACTCAAGCACTTCCGGGGGCCAGACCTCCGGTACAAATCCCAAATCCGAAAGTGTTGCAAACGCTGGGAGAAGACGGTATGCGCCAACTGGTTTCAGAACACTATGAAATTCTAAAAATCAGTAGCATCAAACACCTTTTCCCTACTACGGATAAGGGGCTTGAGATGGCTAAAAAACATGCTGCAGATTTTTTCATTCAAATTTGTGGCGGTCCAAAATATTTTAATGAATCACGAGGAGCGCCTAAGATGGGGCAACGTCATGCCCCTTTCAAAATCACACCCACTGCGAGAAAAATCTGGCTTGAATCTTACATGATAGTTCTCAAAGATGTTGATTTAGAAGATAGTTTAAAACAATCATTTTGGAATTATCTTGATATCTTTTCAATTTGGATGATCAATACTCCAGAATAAACACCTCGGTCATGTTACCTCATTACTCAAAACATGACCCACGTCCCTCTTATCACATTACTTTTAGACAAGAATTTTAATAAAATTTCATGATTATAATTATAAAAAGACTCTTTACGGTCGCTTTTTTATCATTCTAAAATATTTAATACATTTTTAACACTCATATAATAGAATTTTGCTGTTTTTAGCATAATAATACTGATTGCATTGACATGAAGTTTAAAATTTGTGGGCCAAATCAAAACTTGATGTCACAATAGTAGTAGAAAAATATGAGTAAATTTGTCATGATAATTTTGGTGGAAATCGAAATCATTTGACACAAATTTAACACAATTTTTGTACTATTGCAAACACTAAAACGATAATAAGGAGCGTGGGTATGAATAAGAAGGTATGTATCTCAGTCATGTGTGCATTATGCATCAATGCGTATGCAACAGATTTGGGCAAGATTGAAGTGACAGATTTCAAAACGAGTAAAGTCGTAGAACATGTCAATCAAGAAGAGGTAAAAAGTGCGGATTTGGCAGAATCACTCTCACGAGTGGTACCGAGTATTTCACTGCAAAGACGTAGTGGTATTGCTAATGACATCATTCTAAGAGGTCAGAGAAAAGATGATATTAATGTTCTCATTGATGATGGTAAGATTTATGGAGCCTGCCCTAATAGAATGGATCCTCCAACA
This genomic window from Sulfurospirillum sp. 1612 contains:
- a CDS encoding globin domain-containing protein, giving the protein MQYTITQALPGARPPVQIPNPKVLQTLGEDGMRQLVSEHYEILKISSIKHLFPTTDKGLEMAKKHAADFFIQICGGPKYFNESRGAPKMGQRHAPFKITPTARKIWLESYMIVLKDVDLEDSLKQSFWNYLDIFSIWMINTPE